In Aspergillus fumigatus Af293 chromosome 4, whole genome shotgun sequence, one genomic interval encodes:
- the rgsB gene encoding uncharacterized protein, whose protein sequence is MASPSLLDLEPRNRLPTLFEVLSRRTLAPVDLFSFYIYMRDQQRSVDYLDFWLDVSQHMSLCRHYVRELRRSVLVATPDLEKADSKGSSAALDNLEHLGDIPLTEAGPSSLRRGFRDYDDKDADQRLSAFLRSDGHTSQHSPQSSLGSQNAARLPSNEQPPRPSSGTQNESNSPGHTVTRHDIRASAEKILYTYLLPGAEREIVLPEEMVSTIINLIEDDGRDDPEVFDPAKDYVFQAMERDAYPGFLQAKALGNLVPLTIMIRLALALISFGGGFWGAFYVVLRDKPRHIRCWVILPFIVAAYFIASYQYKIDPVMAYLGYSEYTFMNWAPIREPYVRKLLNKRATATLFIALLVAAALSILFIFVPGTML, encoded by the exons ATGGCGTCGCCGTCACTTTTGGACTTGGAGCCGAGGAATCGGCTCCCCACTCTGTTTGAGGTCCTCAGTCGTCGCACTTTGGCTCCTGTCGATCTATTCTCTTTCTACATATACATGCGAGACCAACAGCGCTCAGTCGATTACTTGGATTTCTG GCTCGATGTATCACAACATATGTCGCTATGTCGCCATTATGTCCGCGAACTGCGTCGGTCTGTCTTAGTTGCGACGCCTGATCTTGAAAAAGCAGATAGTAAAGGCTCATCCGCCGCTTTGGATAACTTGGAACATCTTGGCGATATCCCGCTTACAGAAGCTGGTCCCTCGAGCTTGCGCCGGGGCTTTCGCGACTACGACGACAAGGACGCCGATCAAAGGCTGTCGGCCTTCCTTCGCTCTGATGGCCACACATCCCAGCATTCGCCGCAGAGTAGCCTCGGGTCGCAGAATGCTGCTCGCCTTCCTTCCAATGAGCAACCGCCTCGTCCAAGCTCCGGAACACAGAACGAATCGAATTCCCCTGGCCATACAGTCACACGACACGATATTCGCGCGTCTGCAGAGAAGATTCTCTACACATATCTACTGCCTGGTGCTGAAAGAGAGATTGTGCTTCCGGAGGAAATGGTATCAACGATAATCAATTTGATTGAGGATGACGGGAGAGACGATCCAGAAGTGTTTGACCCTGCCAAAGACTATGTTTTCCAAGCAATGGAACGCGACGCATACCCTGGGTTTTTGCAGGCAAAAGCCTTGGGTAACCTTGTGCCATTGACCATCATGATACGCTTAGCTTTGGCTTTGATTAGCTTTGGCGGTGGTTTCTGGGGTGCCTTCTACGTCGTCCTTCGTGACAAGCCACGGCATATTCGTTGCTGG GTGATTTTGCCTTTTATTGTGGCTGCATATTTCATCGCTTCGTACCAGTATAAGATCGACCCGGTAATGGCGTATCTGGGGTACAGCGAATACACGTTCATGAACTGGGCTCCAATCCGCGAGCCTTATGTTCGTAAGCTCCTAAATAAACGAGCCACTGCAACGTTATTCATCGCTCTACTGGTCGCTGCCGCTCTGAGCATTCTGTTCATTTTCGTTCCCGGTACTATGCTTTGA
- the ctpA gene encoding Cu(2+)-transporting P-type ATPase CCC2 translates to MAASDLVRAHDSGPSAGRSPAHMATTTVKVDGMTCGACTSAVEGAFKGLEGVGEVSVSLMMGRAVVHHDPTIISAETIAEKIEDSGFDAEIISTDGPSIQADIPRDAQDAKPRFSTTTLAVEGMTCGACTSAVEGGLKEVRGVKSINVSLLSERAVVEHDASVITPEQLADIIEDRGFGATVLETSTPQDVPRGSLEDADATSRLMNTTVSIDGMTCGACTSSVQSAFDGVDGVVQFNISLLAERAIIVHDPTVLSAQQITTIIEDAGFDATIIASEPKLSTSSSMNSVTLSLHGLRDVVAANDLEDSLLRRPGIYSASINMGTYKLAISFDSAKIGIRTIVEAIEAAGYNALLSESDDTNAQLESLSKTKEVQEWRHAFLFSLSFAVPVFVLNMLLPMYLPKLDFGKLPLCAGVYLGDVLCLLLTIPVQFGIGKRFYVSSYKSLKHRSPTMDVLVMLGTSAAFFYSVFIMLVAMCTMAEKRPRTVFDTSTMLITFITLGRWLENRAKGQTSAALSRLMSLAPSMTTIYDDPIAAEKLAEEWEMTKVCPDEKKPTSSSAAKSGPGHKVIPTELIEIGDIVVLHPGDKVSADGVVIRGESYVDESMITGEALPIYKKKGSTVIAGTVNGTSSIDFKVTRTGKDTQLSQIVKLVQDAQTSRASIQRVADIVAGYFVPAIISLGLITFFGWMFISHVLSHPPQIFVAEGSGGKVMVCLKLCISVIVFACPCALGLSTPTAVMVGTGVGAQQGILVKGGAVLEGATKINHVVFDKTGTLTTGKMTVAEARIERQWLEGRRRLWWLIVGLAEMNSEHPIGKAIVSAAKAESGHSESDGLPGSLGDFNAHVGKGISALIEPAFNGERTRYRAVIGNAAFLRSQGVSVPESVEAEDQLTGSPKPTAGITQIHVAIDHQFAGTIFLRDTVKSTAVATIAALHRMGLKTSLITGDTRSTALSIASVVGIPSEFVHASASPSDKQSIIASMQESGDRVAMVGDGINDSPALATASIGIALASGTDVAMEAADIVLMRPDDLLSVPASLSLSRAVFRRIKLNLMWACLYNVIGLPFAMGLFLPFGGFMLPPMAAGAAMAASSVSVVVSSLLLKFWKRPRWMDAEKLEKAAQLGSAGPYGSRKKWWAAALVSGPGSRPSWLDWARRTGARVWSTVTGRNPRTIDTNDGYVPLQAVEPVV, encoded by the coding sequence ATGGCGGCCTCCGACCTTGTACGCGCCCACGATAGTGGTCCCTCCGCTGGCCGATCCCCAGCGCATATGGCGACCACAACAGTCAAAGTGGATGGAATGACATGCGGGGCATGTACTTCCGCTGTTGAAGGCGCCTTCAAGGGTCTGGAAGGCGTAGGAGAGGTGTCAGTTAGCTTGATGATGGGCCGAGCCGTCGTGCATCATGATCCGACCATAATATCTGCGGAAACAATAGCTGAAAAAATCGAAGACTCGGGTTTTGATGCTGAGATCATCTCCACTGACGGCCCATCGATACAAGCCGATATTCCCAGAGATGCACAGGATGCAAAGCCGCGATTTTCGACCACGACGTTGGCGGTGGAAGGGATGACGTGTGGTGCCTGTACGTCTGCTGTGGAAGGAGGACTCAAAGAAGTCAGAGGCGTCAAATCGATCAACGTCTCATTGCTATCAGAACGAGCAGTGGTGGAGCATGATGCTTCCGTGATCACGCCGGAACAGCTCGCGGATATTATCGAGGATCGTGGGTTTGGCGCGACGGTTCTGGAAACCTCAACGCCGCAGGACGTTCCCCGAGGCTCGCTGGAAGACGCAGATGCTACATCGCGCCTCATGAACACAACCGTTTCTATAGATGGTATGACATGTGGCGCTTGTACATCCAGTGTGCAGAGTGCATtcgatggtgttgatggtgtGGTTCAGTTCAACATCAGCTTACTTGCTGAACGCGCTATCATCGTCCATGACCCTACTGTTCTCTCGGCCCAACAAATCACCACAATCATTGAAGATGCGGGTTTTGATGCAACTATCATTGCTTCAGAGCCGAAACTGTCTACGTCTAGCTCCATGAACAGCGTAACCCTGAGTTTACACGGCTTGCGCGATGTAGTCGCGGCAAATGATTTAGAGGACTCCCTTCTCCGGAGACCTGGGATTTACTCGGCGTCCATCAATATGGGCACATATAAGCTTGCAATCTCGTTCGATTCTGCGAAGATTGGCATTCGTACCATTGTGGAGGCGATCGAGGCTGCGGGCTACAATGCCTTGTTGTCTGAATCGGACGACACTAACGCCCAATTGGAATCTCTTTCCAAAACCAAGGAGGTCCAAGAGTGGCGACATGCGTTCTTGTTCTCTCTCTCATTTGCGGTACCCGTCTTTGTCCTCAACATGTTGCTTCCCATGTATCTACCGAAGCTCGACTTCGGCAAGCTCCCATTATGCGCAGGCGTGTATCTCGGGGACGTGCTATGTTTGTTGCTCACTATCCCTGTACAGTTCGGTATCGGAAAACGATTCTACGTGAGCAGCTACAAATCACTCAAGCATCGCTCGCCGACTATGGATGTTCTTGTCATGTTGGGCACATCTGCGGCTTTCTTCTACAGTGTCTTTATCATGCTTGTGGCCATGTGCACAATGGCCGAGAAACGGCCCCGCACCGTCTTTGATACAAGCACCATGCTTATTACCTTCATTACACTCGGAAGATGGCTAGAGAATCGGGCTAAAGGTCAAACGTCAGCCGCTCTCTCGCGACTCATGTCCCTGGCTCCGTCTATGACGACAATATATGATGATCCTATTGCCGCTGAGAAGCTCGCCGAGGAATGGGAAATGACCAAAGTTTGCCccgacgagaagaagccgACATCATCAAGCGCGGCAAAATCTGGTCCAGGTCACAAAGTGATCCCAACTGAGCTCATTGAAATTGGCGACATAGTTGTGCTTCACCCTGGTGATAAAGTTTCTGCTGACGGGGTCGTCATTCGAGGCGAGAGTTACGTGGACGAAAGCATGATCACTGGTGAAGCGCTACCCATTTATAAGAAGAAGGGTAGTACCGTCATTGCTGGAACTGTGAATGGCACTAGTTCGATTGACTTCAAGGTCACTCGAACCGGCAAGGACACTCAGCTTAGCCAGATTGTGAAATTGGTTCAGGACGCGCAAACTAGCCGGGCTTCTATCCAGCGGGTGGCGGATATTGTTGCCGGCTACTTCGTTCCGGCGATCATCAGTCTCGGTCTCATCACGTTTTTTGGTTGGATGTTCATTAGCCACGTTTTGTCCCATCCTCCTCAGATCTTCGTCGCTGAAGGCAGTGGCGGAAAAGTCATGGTTTGCCTGAAGCTTTGCATCTCTGTCATCGTCTTTGCTTGTCCATGTGCATTGGGCCTCAGCACTCCAACAGCCGTCATGGTTGGTACTGGCGTTGGTGCGCAGCAAGGTATTCTAGTCAAGGGTGGTGCTGTGCTTGAAGGCGCGACTAAAATCAACCACGTCGTCTTTGACAAGACTGGCACCCTGACTACGGGGAAGATGACTGTTGCTGAGGCCAGAATTGAACGCCAGTGGCTTGAAGGGCGTCGCCGACTTTGGTGGTTGATCGTGGGTCTCGCGGAGATGAACAGTGAACACCCTATCGGCAAGGCCATCGTCTCAGCAGCCAAGGCGGAATCAGGCCACTCCGAAAGCGATGGACTACCAGGCAGCTTGGGTGACTTCAATGCCCATGTTGGTAAGGGAATATCTGCATTGATTGAGCCCGCGTTCAATGGAGAGCGGACAAGGTATCGTGCTGTAATCGGCAACGCCGCTTTCTTGCGGTCTCAAGGTGTATCGGTTCCTGAATCTgttgaagctgaagatcaaCTCACCGGCAGCCCGAAGCCTACTGCTGGCATCACGCAGATTCATGTGGCCATTGATCACCAGTTTGCCGGAACTATCTTCCTCCGCGACACTGTAAAATCGACTGCCGTGGCTACGATCGCTGCTTTGCATCGCATGGGACTCAAGACTTCGCTCATCACTGGAGATACCAGGTCTACTGCCTTGTCCATCGCTTCGGTCGTTGGGATACCCTCTGAATTCGTTCACGCCTCTGCCTCCCCGTCCGACAAACAATCCATAATCGCATCGATGCAAGAATCCGGTGATCGTGTCGCCATGGTGGGTGATGGAATCAACGACTCCCCGGCTCTGGCAACTGCATCGATCGGGATTGCTCTGGCTTCGGGGACGGACGTCGCCATGGAAGCCGCCGACATCGTGCTTATGCGGCCGGATGATCTCCTGTCCGTCCCCGCCAGTCTATCACTCTCTCGCGCAGTCTTCAGACGCATCAAGCTCAATCTCATGTGGGCCTGCCTCTACAACGTCATCGGCCTTCCATTCGCCATGGGTCTCTTCCTGCCCTTTGGCGGCTTTATGCTTCCCCCCATGGCCGCCGGCGCGGCAATGGCAGCATCAAGCGTCTCCGTCGTCGTCAGCAGCCTGCTCCTGAAGTTCTGGAAACGTCCAAGATGGATGGACgccgagaagctggagaaggcagCCCAGCTCGGCAGCGCCGGCCCCTACGGCTCCCGGAAGAAGTGGTGGGCGGCTGCGCTCGTCTCCGGTCCTGGCAGTCGTCCCAGCTGGTTGGATTGGGCCAGGCGGACGGGCGCGAGAGTCTGGTCGACTGTCACCGGACGAAATCCGAGAACGATAGACACCAACGATGGCTATGTCCCTCTACAGGCAGTGGAGCCTGTCGTTTGA
- a CDS encoding phosphoribosylaminoimidazole carboxylase ADE2, translating into MWNSPKVGVLGGGQLGRMLVESANRLNIQVNVLDAGNAPAKQISAHDGHVTGSFKDREAVRTLARTCDVVTAEIEHVDTYALEEISAEVKVEPSWQAIRTIQNKFNQKEHLRKYGIPMAEHRELLENTPAELAQIGEQLGYPLMLKSKTMAYDGRGNFRVNSKDDIPEALEALKDRPLYAEKWAYFKMELAVMVVKTKDAVLSYPTVETVQEDSICKLVYAPARNVSDAINQKAQELARKAVAAFDGKGAFGVEMFLLEDDSIMLCEIASRIHNSGHYTIEGCTLSQFDAHLRAILDLPIPPQSLEIRQPSIMLNIIGGAAPDTHLKAAEAALSIPNASIHLYSKGAAKPGRKMGHVTVAASTMHEAEKYIQPLIDVVDEIRSKRSDIKTQPVKSGPSKPAPTVAVMMGSDSDLKTLVPGLKLLRDYFGIEPAVDITSAHRTPTFMAEYSASAAARGIKVIIAAAGGAAHLPGMAAAHTVLPVIGVPVKGSSLDGVDSLYSIVQMPRGVPVATVGINNSINAALLAARILGTFDPAIQRKVEAYAEQARHENMELKGTKMQELGWEKYFEQM; encoded by the exons ATGTGGAACTCTCCAAAGGTGGGGGTCCTCGGTGGAGGTCAGTTGGGACGAATGCTTGTTGAGTCGGCGAACCGACTTAATATCCAGGTCAATGTTCTGGACGCCGGTAACGCCCCTGCGAAACAAATTAGCGCCCACGACGGCCATGTGACTGGCTCATTCAAGGATCGTGAAGCTGTGCGGACGTTGGCGAGGACCTGCGACGTTGTGACGGCCGAGATCGAGCATGTTGATACATACGCTCTTGAGGAGATCTCCGCGGAGGTCAAGGTTGAGCCCAGCTGGCAAGCGATCCGAACAATCCAGAACAAGTTCAATCAGAAGGAACACCTTCGGAAATATGGCATACCAATGGCGGAGCACCGGGAGCTGCTTGAGAACACGCCGGCTGAACTCGCCCAGATCGGCGAACAGCTTGGGTATCCCTTGATGCTCAAGTCGAAGACGATGGCCTACGACGGACGGG GAAACTTCCGTGTCAATTCCAAGGACGATATCCCCGAAGCGCTTGAAGCGCTCAAGGACCGGCCATTGTACGCTGAGAAATGGGCCTACTTCAAGATG GAATTGGCCGTAATGGTTGTGAAAACCAAGGACGCGGTCCTCTCATACCCCACAGTCGAGACAGTACAAGAAGATTCGATATGCAAGCTCGTCTACGCACCTGCCCGCAATGTCTCCGACGCCATCAACCAGAAAGCCCAGGAGCTAGCCCGCAAGGCTGTCGCAGCCTTTGACGGCAAGGGTGCTTTCGGTGTGGAGATGTTCCTTCTCGAGGACGACAGCATCATGCTGTGCGAAATTGCCAGCCGCATCCACAACTCGGGCCACTACACAATTGAAGGTTGTACCCTGTCCCAATTTGACGCCCACCTACGTGCCATTCTCGACCTCCCCATTCCCCCTCAGAGCCTCGAAATCCGCCAACCGTCCATCATGCTCAACATCATTGGCGGCGCCGCCCCAGACACCCACCTGAAAGCCGCCGAGGCCGCTCTCTCCATCCCCAACGCCAGCATTCACCTCTACAGCAAGGGCGCCGCCAAGCCCGGCCGCAAGATGGGCCACGTCACCGTTGCCGCGTCCACGATGCACGAAGCCGAGAAATACATCCAGCCCCTGATCGACGTTGTTGACGAGATCCGCTCGAAGCGCAGCGACATCAAGACACAGCCCGTCAAGTCCGGCCCGTCGAAGCCCGCCCCCACCGTTGCTGTGATGATGGGCTCCGATAGCGACCTCAAGACACTCGTTCCGGGCCTGAAACTCCTCCGTGACTACTTCGGCATCGAGCCCGCCGTCGACATCACCTCCGCCCATCGCACCCCAACGTTCATGGCCGAGTACTCAGCCAGCGCAGCCGCGCGCGGCATTAAGGTCATTATCGCCGCTGCGGGCGGCGCCGCCCATCTCCCTGGGATGGCTGCCGCACACACCGTCCTGCCCGTCATCGGCGTACCGGTCAAGGGCAGCTCGCTAGACGGCGTGGACAGCCTGTACAGCATCGTCCAGATGCCTAGAG GTGTTCCCGTCGCGACGGTAGGAatcaacaacagcatcaacgCTGCCCTCCTGGCAGCTCGTATCCTTGGCACATTCGACCCGGCTATCCAGCGTAAGGTGGAGGCGTATGCCGAGCAGGCTAGACACGAGAACATGGAGTTGAAGGGGACCAAGATGCAGGAACTCGGATGGGAAAAGTACTTTGAACAGATGTAA
- the acoB gene encoding PCI domain-containing protein, which produces MDQIHTRAIEALQPFIHLANSNSATSPRFIANLITNATSNPHTYVFAELLETPTIQALRFPNTPEEFQGYLTLLEIFTWGTWQDYQTTPNLPSLSAEQALKLRLLSLLTLSATLKPLTYKTLMDALSISAPAELESLVTKAIYSSLITARLSPASNPPFVNVTSVAPLRDIKLQSLPMMISLLTQWESRCGDVISDIEAEIAKVKTNAAKRRAKEQARAALLEKALASADGSAKDVTGGGSGSRRHGGSQRFGQGGGNKREFNADDYDDEDDGYWDNGNDGGIDLHAAGSRMDIDESTGSSRFGLGGAGARHAKRILGKKS; this is translated from the exons ATGGATCAAATACATACTCGGGCCATCGAGGCTCTGCAACCCTTCATCCACTTGGCCAACTCAAACAGTGCTACCTCCCCGCGATTCATTGCCAACCTAATTACAAATGCGACCTCAAATCCGCACACCTACGTCTTCGCCGAGCTGCTCGAAACGCCTACGATCCAAGCCCTCCGCTTCCCAAACACCCCAGAAGAGTTCCAAGGCTACCTGACCCTTTTGGAAATCTTCACTTGGGGAACATGGCAGGACTACCAGA CAACACCCAACCTCCCCAGCCTCAGCGCCGAACAGGCTCTCAAGCTCCGCCTCCTCTcgctcctcaccctctccgCAACACTCAAGCCCCTCACCTACAAGACCCTCATGGACGCCCTCTCCATCTCAGCTCCCGCTGAGCTCGAATCCCTTGTCACAAAAGCCATCTACTCGTCCCTCATCACCGCCCGCCTCTCCCCCGCCTCCAACCCCCCCTTCGTAAACGTGACGTCCGTCGCGCCCCTCCGCGACATCAAACTCCAATCCctgccgatgatgatctcaCTCCTGACACAGTGGGAGAGCCGCTGCGGCGACGTCATCAGCGACATCGAAGCAGAGATCGCCAAGGTCAAGACCAATGCCGCGAAGCGTAGGGCGAAAGAACAGGCGCGGGCTGCTCTGCTTGAAAAAGCGCTTGCCTCCGCGGATGGGAGTGCAAAGGACGTGACGGGAGGCGGGTCCGGGTCCAGGAGGCACGGCGGATCGCAGCGGTTTGGCCAGGGAGGTGGCAATAAGCGCGAGTTCAACGCTGATGACtacgatgatgaggatgatgggtACTGGGATAATGGCAACGATGGCGGTATCGACTTACACGCGGCTGGTTCGCGTATGGACATTGATGAGAGCACGGGATCTTCTAGATTCGGGTTGGGCGGGGCTGGCGCGAGACATGCGAAGCGTATCTTGGGCAAAAAATCTTAA
- a CDS encoding putative DNA repair protein Rad1: protein MSLNEVWEAASASPYSPLISKDHQFFVGFSLLLSALVFTGLFGLNRSFLSIATFGVPASLAFGFGAVYMICAVGVYTRLYKATSLFLINLSVLIVLCVSPAICTDKSPRAMETTEPIFSAVSSNAHQLYTLLQCIGFVPKATVQITPDGIRFSAEETRVIQGLAFLDKALFTSYTFNPPKTPNNEANDADNHDNTTDTAYYPCFVVSLSALLETLKIFGINEAPSGSFSRAASVQPPNPAASSAFTSPALLLARSCTIQYTHEGAPLSITLSETGVKTTCDLTTYEPEDTDTDIPFQRDGIVMKIIMRSAWLHNAITELGATNPTVLKLSASATREPFFALSGSGGPLSESTVEFSIERQNQNNGPSQTHKVLTDDGSRARAKRAKLAPTVTETFLVSPPSSMGTRINQNYRFSMIQKAARAMAVANKVSIRGDRQGVLSLQFMIEFDNNGHGGAPGGMRSSGASTGGTVTFVDFRFVPLLDDDDVDLEMD, encoded by the exons ATGTCTCTGAACGAAGTCTGGGAGGCAGCCTCCGCAAGCCCTTACTCTCCCCTGATATCGAAAGATCACCAGTTCTTCGTTGGGTTCAGTCTGCTGCTGAGTG CCTTGGTTTTCACTGGTCTTTTCGGTCTGA ATCGATCCTTCTTGAGCATCGCAACATTCGGGGTTCCGGCGTCACTAGCATTTGG ATTCGGTGCCGTATACATGATCTGCGCTGTTGGTGTCTAC ACACGCCTTTACAAAGCCACCAGCCTCTTCCTAATCAATCTTTCCGTGCTCATTGTTTTATGCGTTTCTCCGGCTATCTGTACAGACAAGAGTCCTAGGGCCATGGAAACTACCGAGCCCATTTTTTCAGCTGTCTCCAGCAACGCTCACCAGCTCTATACCCTGCTGCAATGCATCGGATTTGTTCCAAAGGCCACGGTGCAAATTACTCCAGACGGAATCCGGTTTTCGGCAGAGGAGACCAGGGTGATACAGGGACTTGCCTTTCTCGACAAGGCGCTCTTCACCAGTTATACCTTCAACCCTCCAAAGACCCCAAACAATGAGGCCAATGACGCAGACAATCATGACAACACCACAGACACCGCATACTACCCATGTTTCGTGGTCTCTCTGTCTGCCCTCTTGGAGACACTGAAAATCTTTGGCATTAATGAGGCACCGTCTGGAAGCTTCAGCAGAGCAGCCAGCGTCCAACCGCCCAACCCTGCAGCCTCAAGCGCATTTACATCCCCTGcactcctcctcgcccgtTCCTGCACAATACAGTACACTCACGAAGGCGCTCCGCTGAGCATCACCCTCTCCGAAACAGGGGTCAAAACGACCTGCGATCTGACAACTTACGAACCCGAAGACACCGACACCGACATCCCTTTCCAGCGCGATGGCATAGTAATGAAAATCATCATGCGTTCGGCATGGCTACACAACGCCATCACGGAGCTCGGCGCAACCAATCCCACTGTCCTCAAGCTCTCGGCCTCGGCGACACGAGAGCCATTTTTCGCTTTGTCAGGCTCCGGTGGCCCCCTCAGCGAATCGACGGTTGAATTCTCTATTGAACGGCAGAACCAAAACAATGGCCCGTCCCAAACCCATAAGGTACTCACCGATGATGGCTCGCGAGCGCGGGCGAAGAGGGCTAAACTCGCACCTACCGTCACTGAAACCTTTCTCGTCAGCCCTCCATCTTCTATGGGCACTCGCATCAACCAGAATTATCGTTTCTCCATGATACAAAAGGCGGCTCGTGCTATGGCAGTAGCCAATAAAGTGAGCATTAGGGGGGATAGACAAGGCGTTCTTAGTCTTCAGTTCATGATTGAGTTCGACAACAATGGACATGGTGGCGCACCTGGTGGCATGCGGTCTTCGGGAGCAAGTACCGGGGGCACTGTGACTTTCGTGGACTTCCGTTTTGTACCATTActtgacgacgatgatgttgatctAGAAATGGATTAG
- the gcnE gene encoding histone acetyltransferase GCN5 has translation MPALTSESSKRKASEDAACPDSQKQIKKARTDSPEREPKTEDEPLGKPPLRIVPFPEKPAVLEERRGEIEFRVVNNDGSRDSFVVLTGLKCIFQKQLPKMPKDYIARLVYDRSHLSIAIVKHPLEVVGGITYRPFNSRKFAEIVFCAISSDQQVKGYGAHLMSHLKDYVKATSPIMHFLTYADNYAIGYFKKQGFTKEITLDKSIWMGYIKDYEGGTIMQCTMLPKIRYLEAGRMLLKQKEAVQAKIRAFSRSHIIHPPPREWKNGPCKIDPLSIPAIKESGWSPDMDELARQPRHGPNYNQLLHLLNDMQNHSAAWPFTQPVNRDEVPDYYEVIKEPMDLSTMEEKHEKDMYPTPQDFIKDAMLIFDNCRKYNNENTPYAKSANKLEKFMWQQIRNIPEWSHLADGH, from the exons ATGCCGGCACTTACATCAGAGA GTTCCAAGCGGAAAGCTTCGGAAGATGCGGCTTGCCCGGATTCCCAGAAACAGATTAAAAAGGCGCGCACTGACTCTCCTGAAAGAGAGCCAAAG ACCGAAGATGAACCTCTGGGGAAGCCACCGCTGAGGATCGTTCCCTTCCCAGAAAAG CCCGCTGTCTTAGAAGAGCGACGAGGTGAAATCGAGTTTCGAGTGGTCAATAATGATGGCTCGCGGGATAGTTTCGTCGTTCTCACCGGGTTGAAGTGCATCTTTCAGAAGCAGCTTCCAAAGATGCCCAAGGATTATATCGCACGCCTGGTCTACGATCGTTCGCATTTGTCTATCGCCATTGTGAAGCACCCATTAGAGGTTGTAGG AGGCATCACCTACCGGCCGTTCAATAGCCGCAAATTTGCGGAAATCGTCTTTTGCGCCATATCTTCAGACCAGCAAGTCAAGGGTTACGGTGCGCATTTGATGTCTCACCTGAAG GACTATGTGAAAGCGACCTCGCCCATCATGCATTTCCTGACTTATGCGGACAACTATGCGATTGGCTATTTCAAGAAGCAGGGATTCACCAAGGAAATCACGCTCGACAAGTCTATATGGATGGGTTATATCAAGGATTACGAGGGCGGAACCATCATGCAATGTACCATGCTTCCCAAGATCCGATACTTGGAAGCAGGTCGCATGCTTCTGAAGCAGAAGGAAGCGGTGCAAGCCAAAATCAGGGCATTCAGCCGTTCGCATATCATCCATCCTCCGCCAAGGGAATGGAAGAACGGACCTTGCAAGATCGATCCCCTGAGTATCCCAGCCATCAAGGAATCCGGATGGTCACCGGATATGGACGAATTGGCGCGGCAACCGCGCCATGGGCCGAACTACAATCAGCTCCTGCACTTGCTCAACGACATGCAAAACCACAGTGCTGCGTGGCCATTCACTCAGCCTGTCAACCGCGATGAAGTTCCTGATTACTACGAAGTTATCAAAGAGCCGATGGACTTATCGAcgatggaagagaagcaCGAGAAGGACATGTACCCGACCCCGCAAGATTTCATCAAAGATGCCATGTTGATCTTTGACAATTGCCGGAAATACAACAATGAGAACACACCGTATGCGAAGAGCGCGAATAAACTGGAAAAATTTATGTGGCAGCAGATTCGCAACATCCCGGAGTGGTCG CATCTGGCCGATGGGCACTGA